Part of the Streptomyces antimycoticus genome, GACTACAAGGGCGAGATCGCGATCCTGTCCGCCACCCAGAACGCCACCAACCAGAACACCTGGATCCGCTTCATGAAGGACGAGCTGAGCAAGCCCGCCTACAAAAACATGAAGCTGGTCAAGACCGTGTACGGGGACGACGACGACCAGAAGTCCTTCCAGGAGACCCAGGGCCTGCTCAAGGCGTATCCCAAGCTCAAGGGCATCATCGCGCCCACCACGGTCGGCATCGCCGCGGCCGCCCGCTACATCAGCGGCTCCTCGTACGAGGGCAAGGTCGTGCTGAACGGACTCGGCACGCCCAACCAGATGCGTAAGTACGTCAAGGACGGCACCGTCGAGCAGTTCTCGCTCTGGGACCCCAAGAAGCTCGGCTACCTCGGTTCGTATGCCGCGGCAGCGCTCGCCTCCGGGCAGATCACCGGGGCCGAGGGGGAGAAGTTCAAGGCCGGGAAGCTGGGCGAGTACACGGTCGGCAAGAACGGCGAGATCATCCTCGGCCCGCCCACCGTCTTCGACAAGGCCAACATCGACAAGTTCGACTTCTGAGGGCGGTTCGGCGATGCGGCGGGTGTGTTTTCTGCTGAAGGTCCGCCAGGACCGGATCGAGGAGTACCTCGAGCGGCACGAGGCCGTCTGGCCCGAGATGCGGGCGGCGCTCGCGGAGACCGGCTGGCACAACTACTCGCTCTTCCTGCGCGAGGACGGGCTGCTGGTGGGCTATCTGGAGACCGAGGACTTCGAGGCCGCCCAGGCCGCGATGGCCGCCACCGAGGTCAACGCCCGCTGGCAGGCCGAGATGGCGCCCTTCTTCGAAGCGCTCGACGGCGCGCGGCCGGACGAGGCGATGAAGCCGCTGACGGAGGTCTTCCACCTCGCGTAAACGCTCCGCTGAAGGTGCCACGATCCGTCGTCGGCCATCCGCGGCGCCCTCGTGGCTGGTCGCCCACGCGGCGGAGCCGCACATCGACACAGCCGCGGCGGAGCCGCACATGGACACAGCCCCGCGCTCCTTCGGGGCGCTGCCGGACCATAGCGGGCTCCGGCCTCCTGCCTCGTCCTGGCCCGGGGACCGGGGATGCCCCCGGGATTCGCGGGGTCCAGGGGCGCAGCCCCTCCACGCGGCGGAGCCGTATATCGATGCTGCGGAAAGGGGCGGCGTGGGGACAGAAGCTCGCTCCGCCCCCCACAGGCGCACCAGGGTCCGCCCCCCACAAGCGCACCAGGAAAGGAACGGACATGAGACCACTGGCCATCGCCGTCCTGGCCACCGCTCTGCTCGGCACCGCGATCCCCGGCGCGGGCGCCGCCGCCGCTCCCGGCCCGGCCGTCGACGAGCTCGCCGACACCCAACTCGACGCCAACGCAATCTACTTCGAGTCGTACGACGGCCTGGTCAACAACAACGCCTTCCAGAAGAACGGGCTGCTCACCTACAAGGGCTATCAGTACGCCGGCTGGTACACCGGCGACCGCAGCGCGGTCATCGGCCGCCGCGCGCTGTCCCAGAGGAGCTGGCAGACCGTCACCCTGCCGCACCGGCTCTCCGCCGACGACTCCCACAACGTCATCTCCATGGGGATCTCGCGGATCGACGGCCGGCTGCATCTGAACATGGACTCCCACAGCAGCGGCTTCTTCTCCGTGAAGTCGGTGGCCGGGCTGGTGGACGACCCGGCCAAACACCCCTGGACCAGCGGCCAGTTCGGCGCCGTGCAGACCACCCTCGACGGCCTGACACTCACCTCCCAGTTCACCTACCCCCAGTTCATCGCCACCCCCGAGGGCCGGCTCCAGCTCAGCTACCGCTCCGGCGTCTCCGGCAACGGCCGCAACGCGCTCGCCGAGTACGACGGAAACAAGTGGACGGCGCTGGGCGCATGGTCCTCCGCCACCGGCACCTACACCAGCGAGCACGGCTCCAGCACCGCCCGCAACATGTATCTGCACGGCATCGACTACGGGCCGGACGGCCGGCTGCACGCCTTCTACACCTGGCGCGAGCAGAACAACGCGGTGATGTGCGCGAGCGGCGGCCTCACCAACCACGACACCGGCTATGTCTACAGCTCCGACCACGGCCGTACCTGGCGCACCGCGGCGGGCGCCGTCGTCGGCACCACCGGTGGGGCCGACACGGTGGCCGTCGGCGACGCCGGAACCGTCGTCGACCCGCTGGGCCCCGACCACTCGCTGATGAACCAGGAGAGCCAGGCCACCGACTCCGCCGGACTGCCCCACGCCCTGATCAGCTATGTCCCCGGCCGGTTCGGACAGTGCACCACCGACTACGCGGCTGACCGGAAGGCCAACGGCCGCACCTTCCACGTCTTCAAGGACGCCGCGGGCAGCTGGAAGAAGACCGAGATCCCGGTGCCGCCGGGCTCCACCCAGCGCAGCCATCTGGTCTTCGACCGCTACGACAACGCCTACGCCGTGATGCCGTACGGCCGGATCGTGGCCGCGTCCAAGTCCTCGGGCTGGACGGACTGGAAGACCCTCTTCGACGGCAGCGGCCTGAACGCCTTCGGCGAGGTCGTCGTGGACGACACCCGGCTCGCGCAGGACGGCGTCCTGTCGTTCATGTATCAGCGGAGGTCCAGCGGCACCACGCCCTCCGCCCTCCGCGTCATCGACTTCACGCTCCCCTCCTGACGGATGGCACCCGGGGTGGGCATCAAAGAGGTGGCGCGCGAGGCCGGGGTCTCGGTCGGCACGGTCTCCAACGTCATCAACCGCCCGGAGTCGGTGTCCGAGGAGACCCGGGCCAGGGTGCTGTCCACCATCGAGCGCCTGGGCTACGTACGCCAGGAGTCCGCGCGTCAGCTGCGGGCCGGCCACAGCCGCATCATCGCGCTGCTGGTGCTGGACATGGCGAACCCGTTCTTCGTGGACGTCGCGCGGGGCGCCGAGCGTGCGGCGCGGGAGGCGGGGCTGGGGGTGATGGTGTGCAACAGCGCGCAGAGCCCCGAGGAGGAGGCCGACTACCTCGGGCTCTTCGCCGAACAGCGGGTGCGCGGGGTGCTGATGACCCCGGCCGATATGACCGGGCGCAACCTCGCCTCCTTCCGGCGGCAGCCCATCCCGTTCGTCCTCGTCGACCGGGTGCTGCCCAGCGCCGAGGGATGTTCGGTGTCGGTCGACGATGTCACCGGCGGCGAACTCGCCGTCCGCCACCTGCTGGGCCTCGGCCATCGCACCCTCGCCTATGTGAGCGGGCCGATGCGGCTGGCCCAGTGCCGCGACCGCCGTGAGGGCGCGCTGCGCGCCCTGCGCGAGCAGGGGCTCGGCGAGTCCGCGCTGCGCCATGTCGAGGTGGAGCGGCTGGACGTGACGTCCGGGCGGGACGCGGGGGCGCGGCTGCTGGGCATGTCACCGCGGCCGACGGCGGTGTTCTGCGCCAATGACCTGCTGGCGCTGGGGGTGCTGCAGTCGCTGTACGGGGCGGGGGTGTCGGTGCCGGGGGAGGTGGCGTTGGTGGGGTACGACGACATCGAGTTCGCGGCGGCGGCCGCGGTGCCGCTGACGTCGGTGCGCCAGCCGGCGTTCCGGATGGGGCGGATGGCGGCCGAGCTGCTGATCGAGGAGACGGGGGAGCGGGCAGCGGACCACCGCCACCAGCGGATCGTCCTCCAGCCCGAACTCGTCGTCCGCGGGTCGAGCCTGGTCCGCCCCCGCTGAAACGGGTCCCGCGGTGGCCCGGAGCGGCCCGAGCGGCTGGGCGGAGCCCGCGGCGGCGGCCCGGTCCTGCCCGACCGGTCGAACAGAGCACTACCATGTTCCCGCGACCGCGGTGGGTCGCGGGAAGACGGAGGCTCCGGGTCGTGGGACGCATGGTGGGGATCAAGGACGTCGCGCGACAGGCGGGAGTGTCCGTCGGCACCGTTTCGAACGTGATCAACCGGCCCGAGATGGTCGCCGAGGCCACGCGCGACCGGGTGCAGGGCGTGATCGAGCGCCTGGGCTATGTACGCCAGGAGTCCGCGCGTCAACTGCGCGCGGGGCGCAGCCGCATCATCGCGCTGCTGGTGCTGGACATGGCGAACCCGTTCTTCGTGGACGTGGCGAGCGGTGCGGAGCGTGCGGCGCGGGAGGCGGGGCTGGGGGTGATGGTGTGCAACAGCGCCCAGAGCCCCGAGGAGGAGGCCGACTACCTCGGACTCTTCGCCGAGCACCGGGTGCGTGGGGTCCTGGTCACCCCGGCCGATGTCACCGGTGCCAACCTGGAGAGCTTCCGGCGCCACGACATCCCGTTCGTCTTCGTGGACCGCGAGGTGCCCAGCGCCGACGGCTGCTCGGTGTCGGTCGACGACATCGAGGGCGGGGCGCTCGCCGGCCGCCACCTCATCGCCCAGGGACACCGCTCCGTGGTCTACGTCAGCGGTCCGATGCTGCTCCCGCAGTGCCAGGACCGGCGCGCCGGGCTGCTCAGCGCGTTCGCGGAGGAGGGGCTGGCGGCGGAGACGATGGTGCACATCGAGGCCGAGCGACTGGACGTGGCCTCGGGCCGGGACGCGGGCGCGCGGCTGCTGGGCATCTCGCCGCGCCCGACGGCGGTGTTCTGCGCCAACGACCTGCTGGCGCTCGGGGTGCTGCAGGCCCTCTTCGCGGCCGGGGTGTCGGTGCCGGGGGAGGTGGCGCTGGTGGGGTACGACGACATCGAGTTCGCGGCGGCGGCCGCGGTGCCGCTGACGTCGGTGCGCCAGCCGGCCTTCCGGATGGGGCGGACGGCGGCCGAGCTGCTCATCGAGGAGACCGGTGAGGAGAGGGAGGACCATCGTCACCGGCGGATCGTTCTGCAGCCCGAACTGGTGGTCAGGGACTCGACGTTCGCGCCCAGACCGGGGGCGTGACCTCGGGTTCACCAGTCTCCTCGGCATCGGGAAGGGCCTCGGCGTCGGGAAGGGCCCAGGCGTAGGGAAGGACCCCGGCACCGGCCGGGGCCCTTCCCGACGCCGGGCCCGGTCAGGCCGGGGGCTTGACCGCGACGACGGGTACGGGACTCTCCAGCAGCAGCCGCTGGCTCACGCTGCCCAGCAGGGCCTTGCCCACCGGCGAGCGCCGTCGGATGCCGACGACCAGCCGGTCGACATCGGGCCGGGCCTCGATTTCGTCCAGAACGGCGTCGACGGGGTCGCGGTCACCGGGACCGCTGCGCTCGACGATCGTGATCTTCAGGTCCTCGGGCAGGCCGGGGCGGTCCAGCACGGACAGGCGCAGGTTGACCAGTACGAGATCGGTGCCCAGCAGACGGGCCTCGGCGATTCCCGCGGTCAGCGCGTGGTCTCCCTCGCGGCCCTCGGCGATGGCGGTCAGGACGGTCACGGTGTGGAGCCCTCCTCCCGGAGCGGGGTGGGTGCGGAGTAGCGGGTGCGGAAGTCGTCCTCCAGCTCTTCCAGTGAGCGGCCCTTGGTCTCGGGCACACAGGTCGCGATGAAGAGGAGGGCCAGCACACCGAAGGCGGCGAACGCGAAGAAGGTGTTCGAGATCCCCATGGCCTTCACGATGGGCGGGAAGCCGAGGGCGACCAGGGCGTTCGCCATCCAGAGCACGAAGATGCTGATGCCGATGGCCAGGCTGCGGATCTTCAGCGGGAACATCTCGGAGAGGATGAGCCAGACCAGCGGACCGATGGTGGCCTGCATGGAGAAGACGAAGAGCACGACGAACACGAGAATGAACCACGCCTTCGCGGTGCCCTCGGGCATCAGCAGCGCGGAGAGACCGACGAGCAGGTGGAACGTCGTGGTCAGGGCGAACCCGCCGAGCAGCATGGTGCGCCGCTTGAGCCTGTTGATGACCGACACGCCCACCGCGATGCCGATGACGCTGAAGGCGCCGTTGAGGGTGTTCGCGATGATGGCGGAGTCGCCCGAGAACCCGGCGTCGCCGAGCAGTTGTGTGCCGTAGTACATGACGGAGTTGATGCCGGTGAACTGCTGGCAGAAGCCGAGCCCCGCCCCGATCAGGATGAGCACCCGCACCCATCGCACCCCCAGATCCACCCTGCCCGCGGTCTTGGCGACCCGCTCCTCCTCGGCGAGGCGGTGGACTTCCGCCATCTCGGCGTGGGCCCGCTCCGGGGTCCGGACCTGGGACAGGACCGCGAGTGCCTCGTCCTCACGGCCCTGGGCGACCAGCCAGCGAGGGCTCTCCGGCAGCCGCAGCATGCCGATGAACAGGCCGATCGCCGGAAGGAGGGCGACGAGCAGCATCAGCCGCCAGATGCCATCGGTCTCGCCCCAGAGATTGAAGATGACCGCGTTGATGACGAACGCGGCGAACTGGCCGGTCACGATCATCACTTCGTTGCGGGTGACAATGGAGCCGCGGCGCTCGACCGGGGCGATTTCGGCCAGGTAGACCGGGACCGTCGCCGAGGCGCCGCCCACGGCGAGGCCGAGGATGAAGCGGAAGAGGGCGAGCACCTGCCAGCTCGGCGACAGTACGCAGCCCAGGGTGCCGAGCATGAACACCAAGGACAGCAGCAGGATGTTGTGGCGGCGGCCGTGCCGGTCGGACAGCACTCCGCCGATCATGGCGCCGAAGGCGGCGCCGAAGATGAGGTTGCTGACGACGATTCCCTCGGTGAGGGCGGTCAGGCCGAGGTCGTCGGTGAGGGGATCGAGGGCACCGTTGACGACGCCGGTGTCGTAGCCGAAGAGCAGTCCGCCGAAGGTCACGATGACGGCGACCAGGCCGAGTCGTCGTGAGTGGGGGCCTTTGGTGTCCGGCGGCAGTTCGGGGTCCTGGTGCGGGATGCCGGAGGTCTCGGAGTCGAGTCGGGTGTTCATCGTCGTGTCTCCTCGTGGAGGCAGCGGAGGTCGTGGTGGCGCCCCGGCCAGATGCGGTGTGTTTCCCGATGTCGACT contains:
- a CDS encoding LacI family DNA-binding transcriptional regulator; amino-acid sequence: MAPGVGIKEVAREAGVSVGTVSNVINRPESVSEETRARVLSTIERLGYVRQESARQLRAGHSRIIALLVLDMANPFFVDVARGAERAAREAGLGVMVCNSAQSPEEEADYLGLFAEQRVRGVLMTPADMTGRNLASFRRQPIPFVLVDRVLPSAEGCSVSVDDVTGGELAVRHLLGLGHRTLAYVSGPMRLAQCRDRREGALRALREQGLGESALRHVEVERLDVTSGRDAGARLLGMSPRPTAVFCANDLLALGVLQSLYGAGVSVPGEVALVGYDDIEFAAAAAVPLTSVRQPAFRMGRMAAELLIEETGERAADHRHQRIVLQPELVVRGSSLVRPR
- a CDS encoding L-rhamnose mutarotase; its protein translation is MRRVCFLLKVRQDRIEEYLERHEAVWPEMRAALAETGWHNYSLFLREDGLLVGYLETEDFEAAQAAMAATEVNARWQAEMAPFFEALDGARPDEAMKPLTEVFHLA
- the rhaS gene encoding rhamnose ABC transporter substrate-binding protein; amino-acid sequence: MKSSPARRRAATTAAAVCALAVALAGCGGTTKKDNDNSGPAKTDAKADPGAPLKKGLKLAFLPKQINNPYEKLIDQAGITAAGEFGGKGKEVGPSDASASSQVSYINTLVQQRQDAILIAANDPNAVCGPLKQAMKKDIKVVAYDSDTAPACRQLFINQAGSEEIGRSQVQHLAEQLDYKGEIAILSATQNATNQNTWIRFMKDELSKPAYKNMKLVKTVYGDDDDQKSFQETQGLLKAYPKLKGIIAPTTVGIAAAARYISGSSYEGKVVLNGLGTPNQMRKYVKDGTVEQFSLWDPKKLGYLGSYAAAALASGQITGAEGEKFKAGKLGEYTVGKNGEIILGPPTVFDKANIDKFDF
- a CDS encoding LacI family DNA-binding transcriptional regulator; its protein translation is MVGIKDVARQAGVSVGTVSNVINRPEMVAEATRDRVQGVIERLGYVRQESARQLRAGRSRIIALLVLDMANPFFVDVASGAERAAREAGLGVMVCNSAQSPEEEADYLGLFAEHRVRGVLVTPADVTGANLESFRRHDIPFVFVDREVPSADGCSVSVDDIEGGALAGRHLIAQGHRSVVYVSGPMLLPQCQDRRAGLLSAFAEEGLAAETMVHIEAERLDVASGRDAGARLLGISPRPTAVFCANDLLALGVLQALFAAGVSVPGEVALVGYDDIEFAAAAAVPLTSVRQPAFRMGRTAAELLIEETGEEREDHRHRRIVLQPELVVRDSTFAPRPGA
- a CDS encoding sugar porter family MFS transporter, which encodes MNTRLDSETSGIPHQDPELPPDTKGPHSRRLGLVAVIVTFGGLLFGYDTGVVNGALDPLTDDLGLTALTEGIVVSNLIFGAAFGAMIGGVLSDRHGRRHNILLLSLVFMLGTLGCVLSPSWQVLALFRFILGLAVGGASATVPVYLAEIAPVERRGSIVTRNEVMIVTGQFAAFVINAVIFNLWGETDGIWRLMLLVALLPAIGLFIGMLRLPESPRWLVAQGREDEALAVLSQVRTPERAHAEMAEVHRLAEEERVAKTAGRVDLGVRWVRVLILIGAGLGFCQQFTGINSVMYYGTQLLGDAGFSGDSAIIANTLNGAFSVIGIAVGVSVINRLKRRTMLLGGFALTTTFHLLVGLSALLMPEGTAKAWFILVFVVLFVFSMQATIGPLVWLILSEMFPLKIRSLAIGISIFVLWMANALVALGFPPIVKAMGISNTFFAFAAFGVLALLFIATCVPETKGRSLEELEDDFRTRYSAPTPLREEGSTP
- a CDS encoding universal stress protein, which translates into the protein MTVLTAIAEGREGDHALTAGIAEARLLGTDLVLVNLRLSVLDRPGLPEDLKITIVERSGPGDRDPVDAVLDEIEARPDVDRLVVGIRRRSPVGKALLGSVSQRLLLESPVPVVAVKPPA
- a CDS encoding BNR repeat-containing protein — protein: MRPLAIAVLATALLGTAIPGAGAAAAPGPAVDELADTQLDANAIYFESYDGLVNNNAFQKNGLLTYKGYQYAGWYTGDRSAVIGRRALSQRSWQTVTLPHRLSADDSHNVISMGISRIDGRLHLNMDSHSSGFFSVKSVAGLVDDPAKHPWTSGQFGAVQTTLDGLTLTSQFTYPQFIATPEGRLQLSYRSGVSGNGRNALAEYDGNKWTALGAWSSATGTYTSEHGSSTARNMYLHGIDYGPDGRLHAFYTWREQNNAVMCASGGLTNHDTGYVYSSDHGRTWRTAAGAVVGTTGGADTVAVGDAGTVVDPLGPDHSLMNQESQATDSAGLPHALISYVPGRFGQCTTDYAADRKANGRTFHVFKDAAGSWKKTEIPVPPGSTQRSHLVFDRYDNAYAVMPYGRIVAASKSSGWTDWKTLFDGSGLNAFGEVVVDDTRLAQDGVLSFMYQRRSSGTTPSALRVIDFTLPS